A window of Pseudomonas alcaliphila JAB1 genomic DNA:
GGACTGGCCTGTCGCTGCGCGCGCGGACCATTTTCTACTCCACCGAGCGCGTCAAGCCGGAAGAGTTGTCCACCTACGAAGCCCTGGCTGACAAGAACTGGGAAGGCCGCCTGTGCCTGCGCACCAGCAAGAAGGTCTACAACCAGTCGCTGACCGCCACCCTGATCGAAACCCATGGCGCCGAGAAGACCGAGGAGATCGTCAAAGGTTGGGTCAACAACCTGGCCACCGACGTATTCCCGGATGACACCGCGCTGCTGCAGGCCATCGACGCCGGCCAGTGCGACGTGGGCATCACCAACACCTACTACTACGGCCGTCTGCACAAGCAGCAGCCGGATCTGAAGGTCAAACCCTTCTGGCCGAACCAGGACGACCGTGGCGTGCACGTCAACCTGGCCGGTGCCGGTGTGACCAAGCATGCACCGCATGCCGAACAGGCCAAGAAACTGCTGGAGTGGATGACCACCCCGGAGGCACAGAGCATCTTCGCTGGCGTCAACCAGGAGTTCCCGGCCAACCCGGCGGTCGCACCGTCCGATGAAGTGGCTGCCTGGGGCAGCTTCAAGGCTGACTCGATCGCTACCGAAGTGGCGGGCAAGCGTCAGGCTGAAGCGACCATGCTGATGGATCGCGC
This region includes:
- a CDS encoding extracellular solute-binding protein, which codes for MKARNALLAAFTLSTLATAVQAADEVVVYSARIDELIKPVFDLYTEKTGVKVKFITDKEAPLIARLKAEGANTPADLLITVDAGNLWQAEQEGVLQPTKSDVIDANIPAQYRSSTDSWTGLSLRARTIFYSTERVKPEELSTYEALADKNWEGRLCLRTSKKVYNQSLTATLIETHGAEKTEEIVKGWVNNLATDVFPDDTALLQAIDAGQCDVGITNTYYYGRLHKQQPDLKVKPFWPNQDDRGVHVNLAGAGVTKHAPHAEQAKKLLEWMTTPEAQSIFAGVNQEFPANPAVAPSDEVAAWGSFKADSIATEVAGKRQAEATMLMDRAGWQ